The following coding sequences are from one Ruminococcus flavefaciens AE3010 window:
- a CDS encoding TM1266 family iron-only hydrogenase system putative regulator, translating to MEKKRIAVAAIVIDEQSAAVEVNNVLHDYSDIIIGRMGLPYKERGISLISVALDAEPDVISSLTGRLGQINGVSVKAAISKK from the coding sequence ATGGAAAAAAAGCGCATTGCCGTGGCGGCTATCGTTATTGACGAGCAGTCTGCGGCAGTAGAGGTGAACAACGTGCTCCATGACTACAGCGATATCATTATCGGACGAATGGGGCTTCCCTACAAGGAGAGAGGGATATCCCTCATATCCGTGGCTCTTGACGCCGAGCCCGACGTCATAAGCAGTCTCACAGGCAGGCTTGGACAGATAAACGGTGTTTCTGTCAAAGCAGCTATATCAAAGAAGTAA
- a CDS encoding pyridoxamine 5'-phosphate oxidase family protein, with product MRRADREITDKKAIEKFIAKEKLIRIGFCDNGEVYIVPVNYGYSVDNGEYTFYFHGAVAGRKYELAKSEPSVGFEIDGNYELLGADTACGHSAKYMSVIGNGILSVIEDNDEKKAALEYIMYQSAGRTGLEYDNDVLGRTAVFKLKVKTMSCKAK from the coding sequence ATGAGAAGAGCTGACAGAGAAATAACTGATAAAAAAGCAATAGAGAAATTCATTGCTAAAGAGAAGTTGATACGTATAGGCTTCTGCGATAATGGTGAAGTGTATATAGTCCCCGTGAACTATGGTTATTCTGTTGACAATGGAGAATATACATTTTATTTTCACGGAGCTGTTGCAGGCAGAAAGTATGAGCTTGCAAAGTCTGAGCCCTCAGTAGGGTTTGAGATCGACGGTAACTATGAGCTTTTGGGAGCTGATACAGCCTGCGGTCATTCAGCAAAATACATGAGCGTTATCGGTAATGGTATACTTTCCGTTATAGAAGATAACGACGAAAAGAAAGCCGCTCTTGAATATATCATGTATCAGTCAGCAGGCAGGACAGGGCTTGAGTATGATAACGATGTACTCGGACGTACTGCTGTATTTAAACTTAAAGTAAAAACAATGTCTTGTAAGGCAAAATAA
- the hydG gene encoding [FeFe] hydrogenase H-cluster radical SAM maturase HydG, translated as MYDVKSMNADDFINDEEILATLEYADQNKNNRELIEQILEKARPKKTGRGVECAGLTHREASVLLACDIPEMTEKMYELAKEIKQAFYGNRIVMFAPLYLSNYCVNKCVYCPYHIQNKEIPRKKLSQEELRQEVIALQDLGHKRLAIESGEDPVNNPIEYILECINTIYSIKHKNGAIRRVNVNIAATTVENYRKLKEAGIGTYILFQETYHRASYEVLHPAGPKHNYAYHTEAMDRAMEGGIDDVGLGVLFGLDKYRYEFAGLLMHAEHLEAVHGVGPHTISVPRLRRASDIDPDVFDNGIDDDTFAKIVACIRIAVPYTGMIISTRESEACREKVLGLGVSQISGGSRTSVGGYAGYTPEERPHDTEQFDVSDQRSLDEVVKWLMEGGYIPSFCTACYREGRTGDRFMALCKVGQIQNCCHPNALMTLQEYLSDYASPETKAVGEALIAKEIQNVPDEKRRQRAIEYLDSIKNGGQRDFRF; from the coding sequence ATGTATGATGTAAAATCAATGAATGCGGACGATTTTATAAACGACGAGGAGATACTGGCAACGCTGGAATACGCTGACCAGAACAAGAATAACCGCGAGCTTATCGAGCAGATACTCGAAAAGGCAAGACCAAAAAAGACAGGCAGGGGAGTAGAATGTGCAGGACTTACTCACCGTGAGGCAAGCGTGCTTCTTGCCTGTGATATCCCCGAGATGACAGAGAAGATGTACGAGCTTGCAAAGGAGATAAAGCAGGCTTTCTACGGCAACAGAATAGTTATGTTCGCACCTCTCTATCTTTCCAACTACTGCGTAAATAAGTGCGTATACTGTCCTTATCACATTCAGAACAAGGAGATACCCCGTAAGAAGCTTTCACAGGAGGAGCTCCGTCAGGAGGTAATCGCGCTTCAGGATCTGGGACACAAGAGACTTGCTATCGAGTCGGGTGAGGACCCTGTAAACAATCCTATCGAGTATATCCTCGAATGTATCAATACTATCTACTCTATCAAGCACAAGAACGGAGCTATCCGCCGTGTTAATGTAAACATTGCCGCTACAACAGTTGAGAACTACCGCAAGCTCAAGGAAGCAGGCATCGGTACTTATATCCTCTTCCAGGAGACATACCACAGGGCGAGCTACGAGGTTCTTCACCCCGCAGGACCAAAGCACAACTACGCATACCACACAGAGGCTATGGACAGAGCTATGGAGGGCGGCATCGATGACGTAGGTCTGGGTGTTCTCTTCGGACTTGACAAGTACAGATACGAGTTCGCAGGACTTCTCATGCACGCCGAGCACCTTGAAGCCGTTCACGGCGTAGGCCCTCACACTATCAGCGTTCCCCGTTTAAGGAGAGCGTCGGATATTGACCCCGATGTATTCGACAACGGCATAGATGACGACACATTTGCAAAGATAGTAGCTTGTATCAGAATAGCTGTACCTTACACAGGTATGATAATTTCTACTCGTGAGAGCGAAGCCTGCCGTGAAAAGGTCCTCGGCCTCGGCGTATCTCAGATCTCAGGCGGTTCAAGAACATCTGTAGGCGGCTACGCAGGCTATACTCCCGAGGAGCGTCCTCACGATACAGAGCAGTTCGATGTATCCGACCAGCGTTCACTTGACGAGGTAGTTAAGTGGCTCATGGAAGGCGGCTATATCCCCTCATTCTGCACAGCCTGCTACCGTGAGGGACGTACAGGCGACCGCTTCATGGCACTGTGCAAGGTGGGACAGATACAGAATTGCTGTCACCCCAATGCTCTTATGACATTGCAGGAGTACCTCTCGGACTACGCTTCACCCGAAACAAAGGCGGTAGGCGAGGCTCTTATCGCAAAGGAGATACAGAACGTACCCGACGAGAAGCGCCGTCAGCGTGCTATTGAATATCTTGACAGTATCAAGAACGGCGGTCAGCGCGATTTCAGATTCTGA
- a CDS encoding YlmC/YmxH family sporulation protein has protein sequence MLLGFEELCRKEVIDISTGERLGFIDDIELDIESGSVKSLIIYGGARFWGLLGKEEDSVIACSEIKVVGDDVVLVERSENSTRMKLTKNSRNSFLSLLK, from the coding sequence ATGCTTCTGGGATTTGAGGAGCTTTGCAGAAAGGAAGTTATTGACATCTCCACAGGGGAGCGGCTGGGCTTTATCGACGATATTGAGCTGGACATAGAGAGCGGTAGCGTGAAGTCTCTTATCATATACGGCGGAGCTCGGTTCTGGGGGCTCCTCGGCAAAGAGGAGGACTCCGTCATAGCCTGCTCGGAAATAAAGGTAGTTGGCGATGATGTAGTGCTGGTGGAACGCTCCGAAAACAGTACGCGTATGAAATTAACAAAAAACAGCAGAAATAGTTTTTTAAGTTTGTTGAAATAA
- the rpsB gene encoding 30S ribosomal protein S2: MGVVSMKQLLEAGVHFGHQTRRWNPKMAPYIFTERNGIYIIDLQKTVKKLEDAYMFVRDIASQGGEVLFVGTKKQAGDSVKEEATRAGAHYVNARWLGGMLTNFKTIQTRIKRLEQLHTMEEDGTFALLPKKEVVKLNLEIEKLEKFLGGIKTMKKLPAALFIVDPRKEKIAVAEAKKLNIPIVAIVDTNCDPDEVDYVIPGNDDAIRAVKLIAGTIANAVIEGRQGDDATAAEEAPAEEAETAEADAE; encoded by the coding sequence ATGGGAGTAGTATCAATGAAGCAGCTTCTTGAGGCTGGCGTACACTTCGGACACCAGACAAGAAGATGGAACCCGAAAATGGCACCATACATTTTCACAGAAAGAAACGGAATCTACATCATCGACCTTCAGAAGACAGTTAAGAAGCTTGAGGACGCTTACATGTTCGTTCGCGACATCGCTTCACAGGGCGGCGAGGTACTTTTCGTAGGTACAAAGAAGCAGGCAGGCGATTCCGTTAAGGAAGAGGCTACAAGAGCAGGCGCACACTATGTAAACGCAAGATGGCTGGGCGGTATGCTCACAAACTTCAAGACGATCCAGACAAGAATCAAGAGACTTGAGCAGCTCCACACAATGGAAGAGGACGGCACATTTGCTCTTCTCCCCAAGAAGGAAGTTGTTAAGCTCAACCTTGAAATAGAGAAGCTCGAAAAGTTCCTCGGCGGTATCAAGACAATGAAGAAGCTCCCCGCAGCTCTCTTTATCGTTGACCCCCGCAAGGAAAAGATCGCTGTTGCTGAGGCTAAGAAGCTCAACATCCCGATCGTTGCTATCGTAGATACAAACTGCGATCCTGATGAAGTTGATTACGTTATCCCAGGTAACGATGACGCTATCAGAGCTGTAAAGCTTATCGCAGGCACAATCGCTAACGCTGTTATCGAAGGCAGACAGGGCGATGATGCTACAGCTGCTGAGGAGGCTCCTGCTGAGGAAGCTGAGACAGCTGAGGCTGACGCTGAATAA
- the tsf gene encoding translation elongation factor Ts gives MGKVSVAEIKELMKSTGVGMMDCKKALEENDGDMDKAIEFLREKGLATQAKKSGRAAAEGVVAAVVKGETGVLLEVNTETDFAANTDDIRNFVANVANTIIEKNPADIEALKNMPISGGTGTVGEALTELAGMKIRENIVIRRFARLEGKLASYIHNGGSIGVLVKMDTDLSADQVAAIGKDVAMQSAALNAAYLCREQVPAEVLEKEKEIMMAQMAEDPKMASKPEQVRAKIVEGKVGKYYTENCLLEQAFVKDDKLSVQGYVDAEAKKLGGSIKVVEVIRYERGEGVEKKEENFADEIAKMIK, from the coding sequence ATGGGAAAGGTTTCCGTTGCAGAAATTAAAGAACTCATGAAGTCCACAGGCGTTGGTATGATGGACTGTAAGAAGGCCCTCGAAGAGAACGATGGCGATATGGACAAGGCTATCGAGTTCCTCAGAGAAAAAGGACTTGCTACACAGGCTAAGAAGAGCGGCAGAGCTGCTGCTGAGGGCGTAGTTGCAGCTGTTGTTAAGGGCGAGACAGGTGTTCTCCTCGAAGTAAACACAGAGACAGACTTCGCTGCTAATACAGACGATATCAGAAACTTCGTTGCTAACGTAGCAAACACTATCATCGAAAAGAATCCTGCTGACATCGAGGCTCTCAAGAATATGCCTATCAGCGGCGGTACAGGTACAGTTGGCGAGGCTCTTACAGAGCTTGCCGGTATGAAGATCCGTGAGAACATCGTTATCCGTCGTTTCGCAAGACTCGAGGGTAAGCTTGCTTCTTATATCCACAATGGCGGCAGCATCGGCGTTCTCGTAAAGATGGATACAGACCTTTCTGCTGATCAGGTAGCAGCTATCGGTAAGGACGTTGCTATGCAGTCCGCAGCTCTTAACGCTGCATATCTCTGCCGTGAGCAGGTTCCTGCTGAGGTTCTCGAAAAGGAGAAGGAGATCATGATGGCTCAGATGGCTGAGGATCCTAAGATGGCTTCAAAGCCCGAGCAGGTTCGCGCTAAGATCGTTGAGGGTAAGGTTGGCAAGTACTACACAGAGAACTGCCTCCTTGAGCAGGCATTCGTTAAGGATGACAAGCTCTCAGTTCAGGGCTATGTAGACGCTGAGGCTAAGAAGCTCGGCGGTTCTATCAAGGTCGTTGAGGTTATCCGTTACGAGCGCGGCGAAGGCGTTGAGAAGAAGGAAGAGAACTTCGCTGACGAGATCGCTAAGATGATCAAGTAA